One genomic segment of Ancylobacter sp. IITR112 includes these proteins:
- the ppdK gene encoding pyruvate, phosphate dikinase has protein sequence MTKWVYTFGDGTAEGAAEMRNLLGGKGANLAEMSNLGLPVPPGFTISTEVCTYYYANGNVYPDSLKGDVDAALAHVGQLAGRTFGDPANPLLVSVRSGARASMPGMMDTVLNLGLNDVTVEALAASSGDARFAYDSYRRFIQMYSNVVLDFPHHHFEEVLDGFKGDHGYNLDTDLSAQDWKEIVARYKALVAHELGKPFPQDPHDQLWGAIGAVFGSWMNQRAIVYRRLHQIPESWGTAVNVQAMVFGNMGETSATGVAFTRNPSTGENALYGEFLINAQGEDVVAGIRTPQNITEAARIGAGSDKPSMEKALPEVYTEFVRIAGVLEGHYRDMQDLEFTVERGKLWMLQTRSGKRTAKASLRIAVELAHDGVITREEAIGRVDPAALDQLLHPMLDPKADKKVIGAGLPASPGAASGEIVFSADEAELLKTQGRKVILVRIETSPEDIHGMHAAQGILTTRGGMTSHAAVVARGMGKPCVCGAGTIRVDYAAGTLTSGGVTLKKGDILTIDGGTGQVIAGAVPTLQPELSGEFATLMGWADGVRRLKVRANAETPLDARTAKNFGAEGIGLSRTEHMFFEGDRIRSVREMILADDEKGRRAALAKLLAAQRSDFQELFEIMDGLPVTIRLLDPPLHEFLPHTEADIAEVAQGLGVSAAKLAARKREFDEFNPMLGFRGCRLAIAFPEIAEMQARAIFEAAVAAQKTTGKPVVPEIMVPLITGKREFDLVKHDIDTVAKKVEAETGVALEYQVGTMIELPRAALKAGEIAETAEFFSYGTNDLTQTTYGISRDDAGTFLGTYIAKGIFEVDPFVSIDTDGVGELVKIATERGRAVRPKLKLGICGEHGGDPASVAFCEEVGLDYVSCSPFRVPIARLAAAQAALKTKAASQA, from the coding sequence ATGACGAAATGGGTCTACACCTTCGGCGACGGCACGGCAGAGGGTGCGGCGGAGATGCGCAACCTGCTTGGCGGCAAGGGCGCGAACCTCGCGGAAATGTCGAATCTCGGCCTGCCGGTGCCTCCCGGCTTCACCATCTCGACCGAGGTGTGCACCTATTATTACGCCAATGGGAACGTCTATCCCGACAGCCTGAAGGGCGATGTCGACGCCGCGCTGGCCCATGTCGGGCAGCTCGCCGGCCGAACCTTCGGCGACCCCGCCAACCCGCTGCTCGTCTCCGTGCGCTCGGGCGCCCGCGCCTCCATGCCGGGCATGATGGACACGGTGCTCAATCTCGGGCTGAACGACGTCACCGTGGAGGCGCTGGCCGCCTCCTCCGGCGACGCCCGCTTCGCCTATGACAGCTATCGCCGCTTCATCCAGATGTACTCGAATGTGGTGCTGGACTTCCCGCATCACCATTTCGAGGAGGTGCTGGACGGCTTCAAGGGCGACCACGGCTATAATCTCGACACCGATCTGTCGGCGCAGGACTGGAAGGAAATCGTCGCCCGCTACAAGGCGCTGGTGGCGCATGAGCTGGGCAAGCCCTTCCCGCAGGACCCGCACGACCAGCTCTGGGGCGCCATCGGCGCCGTGTTCGGCTCGTGGATGAACCAGCGCGCCATCGTCTATCGCCGCCTGCACCAGATCCCGGAAAGCTGGGGCACGGCGGTGAATGTGCAGGCCATGGTGTTCGGCAATATGGGCGAGACCTCCGCCACCGGCGTCGCCTTCACCCGCAACCCCTCCACCGGCGAGAACGCGCTCTATGGCGAGTTCCTGATCAACGCCCAGGGCGAGGATGTGGTGGCCGGCATCCGCACGCCGCAGAACATCACCGAGGCCGCGCGCATTGGCGCCGGTTCCGACAAGCCCTCGATGGAGAAGGCGCTGCCGGAGGTCTACACCGAGTTCGTCCGCATCGCCGGCGTGCTCGAAGGCCACTATCGCGACATGCAGGACCTCGAATTCACCGTCGAGCGCGGCAAGCTGTGGATGCTGCAGACCCGCTCCGGCAAGCGCACCGCCAAGGCCTCGCTGCGCATCGCCGTGGAGCTCGCCCATGACGGCGTCATCACCCGCGAGGAGGCGATCGGCCGCGTCGACCCCGCCGCGCTCGACCAATTGCTGCACCCGATGCTCGACCCCAAGGCCGACAAGAAGGTGATCGGCGCCGGCCTGCCGGCTTCGCCGGGCGCCGCCTCGGGCGAGATCGTGTTCTCCGCCGACGAGGCGGAACTGCTCAAGACGCAGGGCCGCAAGGTCATTCTGGTGCGCATCGAGACCTCGCCGGAAGACATTCACGGCATGCACGCGGCGCAGGGAATCCTCACCACGCGCGGCGGCATGACCTCGCACGCCGCCGTGGTGGCGCGCGGCATGGGCAAGCCCTGTGTCTGCGGCGCCGGCACCATCCGCGTCGACTATGCCGCCGGCACGCTCACCTCAGGCGGGGTGACACTGAAGAAGGGCGACATCCTCACCATTGACGGCGGCACCGGCCAGGTGATCGCCGGCGCGGTGCCCACGCTGCAGCCGGAACTGTCGGGCGAATTCGCCACGCTCATGGGCTGGGCCGACGGCGTGCGCCGGCTGAAGGTGCGCGCCAATGCCGAGACCCCGCTGGACGCGCGCACCGCGAAGAATTTCGGCGCCGAGGGCATCGGCCTCTCGCGCACCGAGCACATGTTCTTCGAGGGTGACCGCATCCGCTCCGTGCGCGAGATGATCCTCGCCGACGACGAGAAGGGCCGCCGCGCCGCGCTCGCCAAGCTGCTCGCCGCTCAGCGCTCGGACTTCCAGGAGCTGTTCGAGATCATGGACGGGCTGCCGGTCACCATCCGCCTGCTCGACCCGCCGCTGCACGAATTCCTGCCGCACACAGAGGCGGACATTGCCGAGGTGGCGCAGGGCCTCGGGGTCAGCGCGGCCAAGCTCGCCGCCCGCAAGCGGGAGTTCGACGAGTTCAACCCGATGCTCGGCTTCCGCGGCTGCCGTCTCGCTATCGCCTTCCCGGAAATCGCGGAGATGCAGGCGCGCGCCATCTTCGAGGCGGCGGTGGCGGCGCAGAAGACCACCGGCAAGCCGGTGGTGCCGGAGATCATGGTACCGCTGATCACCGGCAAGCGGGAATTCGACCTCGTCAAGCACGACATCGACACGGTGGCGAAGAAGGTGGAGGCCGAGACCGGGGTGGCGCTGGAGTATCAGGTCGGCACCATGATCGAGCTGCCGCGCGCCGCGCTGAAGGCGGGCGAGATCGCGGAAACCGCCGAGTTCTTCTCCTACGGCACCAACGACCTCACCCAGACCACCTACGGCATTTCCCGCGACGATGCCGGCACCTTCCTCGGCACCTATATCGCCAAGGGCATTTTCGAGGTGGACCCCTTCGTGTCGATTGACACGGATGGTGTGGGCGAACTGGTGAAGATCGCCACCGAGCGCGGCCGCGCCGTGCGCCCGAAGCTCAAGCTCGGCATTTGCGGCGAGCATGGCGGCGATCCCGCCTCGGTCGCCTTCTGCGAGGAAGTCGGGCTCGACTATGTGTCCTGCTCGCCCTTCCGCGTGCCGATCGCCCGCCTCGCCGCCGCCCAGGCCGCGCTGAAGACCAAGGCCGCCAGCCAGGCGTGA
- a CDS encoding pyrimidine 5'-nucleotidase: MTTPPDNAATAPPVDFSHVDTWVFDLDNTLYPPGLDLWRQIDMKMRAYIADFLGLTLDEAFALQKGYYRKYGTSLRGLMIEHAMDPDDFLSAVHAIDLTSLEAAPALGEALGALPGRKLVYTNGSRGHAEQILAKLGISEHFADVHDIVSSEFHPKPHEIAYRGFLARFDVDPARAAMFEDLARNLEVPAQLGMRTVLVVPPGLAVNPADREAWEHEGRDGDHIDVVTDDLTAFLNGLRSA, from the coding sequence ATGACGACGCCCCCCGATAACGCCGCCACTGCGCCACCCGTCGACTTCTCGCATGTCGACACCTGGGTATTCGATCTCGACAACACGCTCTACCCGCCCGGGCTCGACCTGTGGCGGCAGATCGACATGAAGATGCGCGCCTATATCGCCGATTTCCTTGGCCTGACACTGGACGAGGCCTTCGCGCTGCAGAAGGGCTATTACCGCAAATACGGCACCTCGCTGCGCGGGCTGATGATCGAGCACGCCATGGACCCGGACGATTTCCTCAGCGCAGTCCACGCCATCGACCTCACCAGCCTTGAGGCCGCCCCGGCGCTGGGCGAGGCGCTCGGCGCGCTGCCGGGGCGCAAGCTGGTCTACACCAATGGCTCGCGCGGCCATGCCGAGCAGATTCTGGCCAAGCTCGGCATTTCCGAGCATTTCGCCGATGTGCATGACATCGTCTCCTCGGAATTCCACCCCAAGCCGCACGAGATCGCCTATCGCGGCTTCCTTGCCCGCTTCGATGTGGACCCCGCCCGCGCCGCCATGTTCGAGGACCTCGCGCGCAACCTTGAAGTGCCGGCGCAGCTCGGCATGCGCACCGTGCTGGTGGTGCCGCCCGGCCTCGCGGTGAACCCGGCCGATCGCGAGGCGTGGGAGCATGAGGGCCGCGACGGCGACCATATCGACGTGGTGACGGACGACCTGACCGCGTTCCTGAACGGCCTGCGGAGCGCCTGA
- the argB gene encoding acetylglutamate kinase — protein sequence MTVDTAAETPTATETIDDHTKARVLVQALPHMQRYDDAIIVVKYGGHAMGDEQVARDFAQDIVLLEQSGVNPVVVHGGGPQIGAMLAKLGIKSEFAAGLRITDKATVEIVEMVLAGSINKSLVGFINEAGGKALGLSGKDGNMVVASKVTRSVRDPDSNIEQVVDLGFVGEPETVDTTVLDQILGRELIPVLAPVATGRDGGTFNVNADTFAGAIAGALGAKRLLLLTDVPGVLDADKQLIKELTIAQARALIADGTISGGMIPKVETCIYALEQGVEGVVILDGKVPHAVLLELLTDHGAGTLITR from the coding sequence ATGACCGTCGACACTGCCGCCGAAACCCCGACTGCCACCGAGACCATCGACGACCACACCAAGGCCCGCGTGCTGGTGCAGGCGCTGCCGCACATGCAGCGCTATGACGACGCCATCATCGTGGTGAAATATGGCGGCCACGCCATGGGCGACGAGCAGGTGGCGCGGGACTTCGCGCAGGACATCGTGCTGCTCGAACAATCCGGCGTGAACCCGGTGGTGGTGCATGGCGGCGGGCCGCAGATCGGCGCCATGCTGGCCAAGCTCGGCATCAAGTCCGAATTCGCCGCCGGGCTGCGCATCACCGACAAGGCCACCGTCGAGATCGTCGAGATGGTGCTGGCCGGCTCGATCAACAAATCCCTGGTCGGCTTCATCAACGAGGCCGGCGGCAAGGCGCTGGGCCTGTCCGGCAAGGACGGCAACATGGTCGTCGCCTCCAAGGTGACGCGCTCGGTGCGCGATCCCGATTCGAACATCGAGCAGGTGGTCGATCTCGGCTTTGTCGGCGAGCCCGAGACGGTCGATACCACCGTGCTCGACCAGATCCTCGGCCGCGAGCTGATCCCGGTGCTGGCGCCGGTCGCCACCGGCCGCGACGGCGGCACGTTCAACGTCAACGCCGACACCTTCGCCGGCGCCATCGCCGGCGCGCTCGGCGCCAAGCGCCTCTTACTGCTGACGGACGTGCCCGGCGTGCTCGACGCCGACAAGCAGCTCATCAAGGAACTGACCATCGCCCAGGCGCGGGCGCTGATCGCCGACGGCACCATTTCCGGCGGCATGATTCCCAAGGTGGAAACCTGCATCTATGCGCTGGAGCAGGGTGTCGAGGGGGTGGTGATCCTCGACGGCAAGGTGCCGCACGCGGTGCTGCTGGAACTCCTGACCGACCACGGCGCCGGCACGCTGATCACGCGGTGA
- the mutS gene encoding DNA mismatch repair protein MutS has product MDQPENSTAPQALADSERVTSKAAADTERVTPMMAQYIEIKAANPGSLLFYRMGDFYELFLEDAEIAARALGIVLTKRGKHQGEDIPMCGVPVDRAEEYLHKLIAAGHRVAVCEQMEPPAEAKKRGPKSVVKRDVIRLVTPGTLTEDALLDARRENVLASLARVKGSGEEGDGYVYALAFADISTGSFRVAETDSARLAADLARIEPAELLVADAVYDDAELRPLWRTLPAVTPLPKESFDGTTAGRRIAGFFQVATLDSFGSFSRAELAAAAAIVAYIERTQLGARPPLGRPQREASSEAMIIDPATRANLEILRTTTGERTGSLCAAVDRTVTSAGARLLARRLAEPLTDPKRIAERLDAVECLVEETSLRAQLRDRLAGVPDLARALSRVALGRAGPRDLAAIGRGLNEGAAIAGLIADAPAPAELQAAARALSGVDPALAARLTAALDDELPLNRRDGGFIRPGYHPELDATRALRDESRRVVAALERRYVEETGVRALKIRHNAVLGYFVEVSQQNADRLREPPFDAVFMHRQTMAGAMRFTSTELAELEAKISSAGERALALEQGLFDELVAAVTAETEAIRACAEALAVIDVTAGLAKLAVDENHVRPEVHEGLDFRIEGGRHPVVEQALRRDGGPFVANECELSPPEGARAGRIWLVTGPNMAGKSTFLRQNALIAILAQAGAYVPARLARIGVVDRLFSRVGAADDLARGRSTFMVEMVETAAILNQATERSLVILDEIGRGTATFDGLSIAWASLEHLHEANRCRGLFATHFHELTALSQRLSRLVNATVKVKEWEGEVIFLHEVVPGAADRSYGIQVAKLAGLPHAVVERARAVLTELESADRAAPAQRILDDLPLFAALNRAPPLAAPTPKTDPVAAAVKDALATLDPDEMTPREALEALYRLKAAAKGG; this is encoded by the coding sequence ATGGATCAGCCCGAGAACAGCACCGCGCCCCAAGCGCTCGCGGATAGCGAGCGCGTCACGTCCAAGGCGGCCGCCGACACCGAGCGCGTGACGCCGATGATGGCGCAGTACATCGAGATCAAGGCTGCCAATCCCGGCAGCCTGCTGTTCTACCGGATGGGCGATTTCTACGAGCTGTTTCTCGAAGACGCCGAGATCGCCGCGCGCGCGCTCGGCATTGTGCTCACCAAGCGCGGCAAGCACCAGGGCGAGGACATCCCGATGTGCGGGGTGCCGGTGGACCGGGCTGAGGAATATCTCCACAAGCTCATCGCCGCCGGCCACCGCGTCGCCGTGTGCGAGCAGATGGAGCCGCCCGCCGAGGCGAAGAAGCGCGGCCCGAAGAGTGTCGTGAAGCGCGACGTGATCCGCCTCGTCACCCCCGGCACGCTGACCGAGGACGCGCTGCTCGATGCCCGGCGCGAGAACGTGCTGGCCAGCCTCGCCCGGGTGAAGGGCAGCGGCGAGGAAGGCGATGGCTATGTCTATGCCCTCGCCTTCGCCGATATCTCCACCGGCTCCTTCCGCGTCGCGGAAACCGACAGCGCACGACTGGCCGCCGACCTCGCCCGCATCGAGCCGGCCGAGCTTCTGGTCGCCGACGCCGTCTATGACGATGCCGAGCTGCGCCCGCTCTGGCGCACCCTGCCCGCCGTGACGCCGCTGCCGAAGGAGAGCTTCGATGGCACTACGGCCGGGCGGCGCATCGCCGGCTTCTTCCAGGTGGCGACGCTGGATTCCTTCGGCAGCTTCTCCCGCGCCGAACTCGCCGCCGCCGCCGCCATCGTCGCCTATATCGAGCGCACCCAGCTCGGGGCCCGCCCGCCGCTCGGCCGGCCGCAGCGCGAGGCCTCCAGCGAGGCGATGATCATCGACCCGGCGACGCGGGCCAATCTCGAAATCCTGCGCACCACCACCGGCGAGCGTACCGGGAGCCTATGCGCCGCCGTGGACCGCACCGTCACCTCGGCCGGGGCGCGCCTGCTCGCCCGCCGCCTCGCCGAGCCGCTGACAGACCCGAAGCGCATCGCCGAGCGGCTCGACGCGGTGGAATGCCTGGTCGAGGAAACCAGCCTGCGCGCGCAATTGCGCGACCGGCTCGCCGGCGTGCCGGACCTCGCCCGCGCGCTGTCCCGCGTCGCGCTGGGCCGCGCCGGGCCGCGCGACCTCGCCGCCATCGGGCGCGGACTGAATGAGGGCGCCGCCATCGCCGGGCTGATCGCCGACGCCCCGGCCCCGGCCGAATTGCAGGCCGCCGCCCGGGCGCTCAGTGGGGTCGATCCGGCGCTGGCGGCCAGACTTACCGCCGCGCTCGACGACGAACTCCCGCTCAACCGCCGCGACGGCGGCTTCATCCGCCCGGGCTATCACCCCGAGCTCGACGCCACCCGCGCCCTGCGCGACGAAAGCCGGCGCGTGGTGGCGGCGCTGGAGCGGCGCTATGTCGAGGAAACCGGGGTCCGCGCGCTCAAGATCCGGCACAATGCGGTGCTCGGCTATTTCGTCGAGGTGAGCCAGCAGAACGCCGACCGGCTGCGCGAGCCGCCCTTCGACGCCGTGTTCATGCACCGCCAGACCATGGCGGGGGCGATGCGCTTCACCTCCACCGAACTCGCCGAGCTGGAGGCGAAGATATCCAGCGCCGGCGAGCGGGCGCTGGCGCTGGAGCAGGGGCTGTTCGACGAACTGGTCGCCGCCGTGACCGCCGAGACCGAGGCGATCCGCGCCTGCGCCGAGGCGCTGGCGGTGATCGACGTCACCGCCGGCCTCGCCAAGCTGGCGGTGGATGAGAACCATGTGCGCCCGGAGGTGCATGAGGGGCTCGATTTCCGCATCGAAGGCGGGCGCCACCCGGTGGTGGAGCAGGCGCTGCGCCGCGATGGCGGGCCGTTCGTCGCCAATGAGTGCGAGCTTTCCCCGCCCGAAGGCGCCCGCGCCGGGCGGATCTGGCTGGTCACCGGCCCGAACATGGCGGGTAAGTCGACCTTCCTGCGCCAGAACGCGCTCATCGCCATCCTCGCCCAGGCCGGCGCCTACGTGCCGGCGCGGCTGGCGCGCATCGGCGTGGTCGACCGGCTGTTCTCCCGCGTCGGCGCGGCGGACGATCTCGCGCGCGGGCGCTCCACCTTCATGGTCGAGATGGTGGAAACCGCCGCCATCCTCAACCAGGCCACCGAACGCTCGCTGGTGATCCTCGATGAGATCGGGCGCGGCACCGCGACCTTTGACGGCCTCTCCATCGCCTGGGCGAGTCTGGAGCACCTGCACGAGGCCAATCGCTGCCGTGGCCTGTTCGCCACCCATTTCCACGAGCTGACCGCCCTGTCCCAGCGGCTTTCCCGCCTCGTCAACGCGACGGTGAAGGTGAAGGAATGGGAAGGCGAGGTGATCTTCCTGCATGAGGTGGTGCCGGGCGCGGCGGACCGCTCCTACGGCATTCAGGTCGCCAAGCTCGCCGGCCTGCCGCATGCGGTGGTGGAGCGCGCCCGCGCCGTGCTGACCGAGCTTGAGTCCGCCGACCGCGCCGCGCCGGCGCAGCGCATTCTCGACGATCTCCCGCTCTTCGCCGCGCTCAACCGCGCCCCGCCTCTCGCCGCCCCGACGCCGAAAACCGACCCGGTGGCGGCGGCGGTGAAGGACGCGCTCGCTACGCTCGACCCCGACGAAATGACCCCGCGCGAGGCGCTGGAAGCGCTGTACCGGCTGAAGGCGGCAGCGAAGGGCGGGTGA
- a CDS encoding MmcB family DNA repair protein — protein MSDIGFPDLVLPPDGRQSETARGIQRGALRYLAARGLVGVPEFSLASGRRADIAALDLRGEVWMVEIKSSVTDFRTDRKWTEYRAHCDRLFFAVGPDFPLEILPEDTGILVADAFGAGLVREAPLHALAGATRKALTLRFARAAAGRLMGLMDPEALRGVVL, from the coding sequence ATGAGCGACATCGGCTTTCCCGACCTCGTCCTGCCGCCGGATGGGCGCCAGTCCGAAACCGCGCGCGGCATACAGCGCGGGGCGCTGCGCTATCTCGCCGCGCGCGGGCTGGTGGGCGTGCCGGAATTCAGCCTCGCCTCCGGCCGGCGGGCGGACATCGCCGCGCTCGACCTGCGCGGCGAGGTGTGGATGGTGGAGATCAAATCCTCGGTCACCGATTTCCGCACCGACCGCAAATGGACGGAGTACCGCGCCCATTGCGACCGGTTGTTCTTCGCCGTCGGCCCGGATTTCCCGCTGGAGATCCTGCCCGAGGACACCGGCATCCTGGTGGCGGACGCCTTCGGCGCCGGGCTGGTGCGCGAGGCGCCGCTGCATGCGCTGGCCGGGGCGACGCGCAAGGCGCTGACCCTGCGCTTCGCCCGCGCCGCCGCCGGACGGCTGATGGGGCTGATGGACCCGGAAGCGCTGCGCGGCGTGGTGCTTTAG
- a CDS encoding MATE family efflux transporter, giving the protein MDRTAPRKPLNARFIEGSTLRHVATMTAAGSVGLVAVFVVDLLNLFYISLLGEEELAAAIGYAGTVMFFTTSIGIGVMIAGSALVSRAIGSGRIEDGRRLSTSSLIYMALATGAMTLAMLPFLSPLLALLGASGRTLELARDFLLIVLPSTPLLGLGMAASGTLRGIGDARRSMWVTLSGGLTTAVLDPLLILALGLGVEGAAIATVLARGVMVAYGLNAVIRVHKLAARPRVADFLADIGPLSAIAVPAILTNVATPVGNAYITFALAPHGDAAVAAWAVIGRLIPVAFGPLFALTGAIGPVIGQNVGARRYDRVRQTVRDSLKLIVAYVLGVWLVLALVRQPLAGLFGLSAEGVALVEFFCLYAAGAYVFFGALFVANAAFNNLGAPLLSTLFNWGRATLGTIPFVWLGSRWYGVEGVIAGQALGSVFFGVAALICAFAVVRRLSAGSLPPAPATALAGPELPAFSRGEDAPAIETAAGVFPREEENG; this is encoded by the coding sequence ATGGACAGGACCGCCCCCCGCAAGCCGCTCAATGCCCGCTTCATCGAAGGCTCGACGCTGCGCCATGTCGCCACCATGACCGCCGCCGGCTCGGTCGGGCTGGTGGCGGTGTTCGTCGTCGATCTTCTCAACCTGTTTTACATCTCGCTGCTCGGCGAGGAGGAGCTGGCGGCGGCCATCGGCTATGCCGGCACGGTGATGTTCTTCACCACCTCCATCGGCATCGGCGTGATGATCGCTGGCTCGGCACTGGTCTCGCGGGCCATCGGCAGCGGGCGGATCGAGGACGGGCGGCGGCTCTCCACCTCCTCGCTCATCTATATGGCGCTCGCCACCGGGGCGATGACGCTGGCGATGCTGCCCTTTCTCTCGCCCCTGCTGGCGCTGCTCGGGGCCAGCGGGCGCACGCTGGAGCTGGCGCGCGACTTCCTGCTGATCGTGCTGCCCTCCACGCCGCTGCTCGGCCTCGGCATGGCGGCGTCCGGCACGCTGCGCGGAATAGGCGATGCGCGCCGTTCCATGTGGGTGACGCTGTCGGGCGGGTTGACCACCGCCGTGCTCGACCCGCTGCTCATCCTCGCCCTCGGCCTCGGCGTCGAAGGCGCCGCCATCGCCACCGTGCTGGCGCGCGGGGTGATGGTCGCCTATGGGTTGAACGCGGTGATACGGGTGCACAAGCTCGCCGCGCGCCCGCGCGTCGCGGATTTCCTTGCCGATATCGGGCCGCTCTCGGCCATCGCCGTGCCGGCCATCCTCACCAATGTCGCGACGCCGGTGGGCAATGCCTACATCACCTTCGCCCTCGCCCCGCATGGCGATGCGGCGGTGGCGGCCTGGGCGGTGATCGGCCGGCTGATCCCGGTCGCCTTCGGCCCGCTCTTCGCCCTCACCGGCGCCATCGGCCCGGTGATCGGCCAGAATGTCGGCGCCCGGCGCTATGACCGGGTGCGGCAGACGGTGCGTGACAGCCTGAAGCTCATCGTCGCCTATGTACTCGGGGTCTGGCTGGTTCTCGCACTGGTGCGCCAGCCGCTCGCCGGGCTGTTCGGCCTCTCGGCGGAAGGCGTGGCGCTGGTGGAATTCTTCTGCCTCTATGCCGCCGGCGCCTATGTGTTCTTCGGCGCGCTGTTCGTCGCCAATGCCGCCTTCAACAATCTCGGCGCGCCGCTGCTCTCCACCCTGTTCAACTGGGGGCGGGCGACGCTCGGCACCATTCCCTTCGTCTGGCTCGGCAGCCGCTGGTATGGCGTCGAGGGGGTGATCGCCGGGCAGGCGCTGGGCTCGGTCTTCTTCGGCGTCGCGGCGCTGATCTGCGCCTTCGCCGTGGTGCGCCGGCTCAGCGCCGGCAGCCTGCCGCCCGCGCCGGCCACCGCGCTCGCCGGGCCGGAACTGCCCGCCTTCTCGCGCGGCGAGGACGCCCCGGCCATCGAGACCGCCGCCGGGGTCTTTCCTCGCGAGGAGGAGAACGGATAG